The DNA segment GGGTTGTCCCAGATGGAATCGCTGACGGAAAAAAGAACCCCGGCCTTTTCGTCTAACGATCTCAGTGCTTCCTGCTTGTCCATGTCAAAAGACCCCTTTCTGTCATTGCTTTTTTGCGTCCGGATGCTTTTTCTGAATCCATCATAGCAGGAATTGACATTCCTAAGAAGATATGAAATAATTACAGGGGTGTATATTTTTGTGCAAAACGGATAAAAAACGGGGGCGATTCATTGAAAATAGAACAGATTCGATATGTTTTGGAGATTTATAAGACGGGCTCCATCTCGAAGGCCGCACAAAAGTTCTATATGTCCAGGCCGAACATGAGCAATTCTGTCCGCAACCTGGAAAACGAAGTGGGTTTTGAGATTCTGGAGCGCAGCGTAGACGGCGTGAAGTTTACGAAAAAAGGCCAGGCCTTTATCCGGCACTGCATGAACATTATAAAAGAGGTAGATGAAATTCAGGAGCTGGCAGAGGAAAAGGCCAGGCTCCAATTCGGCGTGGTAAATCCCAACTGCCCGCCGGCGGAGGAGGCGTTTATAAAGCTCTGCCGTGCCATGGAGGCGAAGGAAGAACTGTCCCGGTATCAGCTTTCCATGTACCGGGAGTACCAGTATGAGAGCATGGTTCTGTTAAACCGCAGAAAAGCCGATATCGCCATTACGGTCAGCAAGGACTTAAGCGCCCCGTCGCTGCTTCGGGAAATGAGCGAGCGGGGGCTGGAATACAAAAAGCTGTGGGACGCGCCCTGCAACGTGAATTTATCAGTGAATCATCCGCTGGCAGACGACCCGGATTTCCGGCTCCAGAAGCTCAGGAATTATCCCTTCGTGGAGTACGCTATCGAGTCCGACCGCGGTTCGCCCTATAACCGAATTTCCAATGTGAGCTTTGTGAACCTTGCAAAAGTAGCTCGGGTGGATTCCGGGAACATGCGGACGCGCGTCATTGCCGCCACCAATGCATACGGCGTCGGGATCGCACAGCCGCCGGCCTGGGCGAAGGCCAACGGGATCCGCTGCATCCCGATTCCGGGATTTACCATGGAGGTGGGAGTGATCCGCCGCGCCGGAGAGCCAGAATCGGAACCGGAACGGCTGTTTATGGAGTTTTTCAGAGAGGAAATGCGGTTTTTGGTGGAATAAAAACGATGGGGAGGGGCAGATTATGACGATACGGACGCTGGTGACAGAGGCCGTTCATAAGAAATAACCGCAGATGAAAATGAGATTTACAGGGATAATACGGTTTTTCAGCTCTTGGGGGAGAGAGGGGAGTTAGGGTGAAAAAGAAAACGCCCTGCAAAAATGGCGTTTTGAGAAAGAAATTCGTATTGAAATGCCTATAAAAATCTGGTAGAATTTTGTCTATGAAAGCACTCACGACAGGAGTGGCTGCCTCTTTTCTATTCCCGTATGGGGATACATAGAAAGGGGGTGGTGTATATGACAGCCTATGAAATTATCATGGTTTTGCTGGAAGCGTTGAGACTTCTCTTGTCTTTTAGCAGTATCGTCATAGCACTGCTTGCTTTTCTCGATCAGAGAAACAGGCATTAAATAAAAAGAGGGTGTCCCAAAAGTCATGAAGTGACTTGAGGGGATACCCTCTTTTTCTGAAAAAATAGAGAACGGTTACCACGCCGTTCTCCATTTCCCCTTATTATGTGATATAATAAGGTATGCTCACATTTAAAGATTATACTACGGATCAATTACAATTACCACTATCTTTTGAAGATTTTATACCGGAAAATCATCTGGTGCGGGTCGTAAATACCATCGTGGACAGTTTGGACCTGTCTTCACTCTACGGCAGATACAAAGAGGGCGGATGCCCTGCTTATCACCCACGGATGATGCTGAAGGTTATGATCTATTCTTATTCTCAGAAAGTTTATTCCTCCCGCATGATCGCAAAAGCTCTTCGTGAAAATGTTAATTTCATGTGGATCGCTGGTGGAAATCAACCGGATTTTCGTACCGTCAATCGCTTTCGCCTTCACATGAAAGACATCATCGAGGATGTGTTCTTTGAAGTGGTCAAACTCCTGATCGAGAAAAACTATATCAAGCTTCAGAATTACTTTTTGGATGGCACAAAGATCGAGGCTAACGCCAATAAGTATTCTTTCGT comes from the Eubacteriaceae bacterium Marseille-Q4139 genome and includes:
- a CDS encoding LysR family transcriptional regulator — its product is MKIEQIRYVLEIYKTGSISKAAQKFYMSRPNMSNSVRNLENEVGFEILERSVDGVKFTKKGQAFIRHCMNIIKEVDEIQELAEEKARLQFGVVNPNCPPAEEAFIKLCRAMEAKEELSRYQLSMYREYQYESMVLLNRRKADIAITVSKDLSAPSLLREMSERGLEYKKLWDAPCNVNLSVNHPLADDPDFRLQKLRNYPFVEYAIESDRGSPYNRISNVSFVNLAKVARVDSGNMRTRVIAATNAYGVGIAQPPAWAKANGIRCIPIPGFTMEVGVIRRAGEPESEPERLFMEFFREEMRFLVE